From the Nostoc sp. PCC 7107 genome, the window CCCGTCATAAATCCTGTTTCATAGGCTTCTTGAATCGCCGCAGCCGCCCAATAGTTAGCAGGTACATCTGTAAATCCACCTGAACTAATTTGCCGAACTGGATTTTGATTAAAAGCTTTTTGAATCATCGTCGCAAATTCGGCGCGAGTAACAGCTTGGTTAGGTTTAAATGAACCATCGGGAAATCCCGAAATCACATTTCTAGCTGCTAGTGCTTGAATAAATGGAGTCGCCCAATAGTCGGAACTTACATCAGAAAAATTACTTGTAGCAGTTGGAGATGAAGACGGTGTAGCAGATGGCGCAGGTGTAACTGATGGATCTGTAGTTTGTGCCGAAACTACTATTGGGTTAAACGTAGCGGTTGTTACGCCTAAAATCAGCAAAGTTGTATGTGCTAACGACCAACCAAATAAATTACCCATGAAAATTTCCTCCAGAACAAAGTAGCAATATGGAAAATCTAAATATTTCAAGATATGACAATTTCATCCCCTACTAAAAACCATGTATTAATCAGATAATTTACAGTGTTTTTTAGTGTTAAGAAGCTCATTTCAGTTCGTGATTTGATAATGATACTTTTTTTAAGTAATTCTGTAATCTTCCTGCTGCATGATATTTAGTAATATTAGAAGTAGAGAATCAATAGTATATCTATAGTTAATCTTTTCAAAAATTACTGGGTTTCAACAACTAGCTAAAAGGTTACATTTTTTAAATAAATTATCTTACTTTAGATAGTTGCCTGTTTGTGAGAATTTGCTAATTTTTTCGCCTAAAACAGCAGTTCATCTGCCATAATTAGAGTATAATTACCGTCAAGCTGCCAGCTTTTCAAGATGTATCGCAGTAGGAAAAATAGTTTTTTGGTGTGTTTTGCGAAATTTCAAAACAAATAAAAAATCCATTTGCTGGGAATATTAGTGCAGAAGTACTTATACCAATTCTTTATGAAGCTGCATAGAATTCGATCCCCCCTAACCCCCCTTTTTTCAAGGGGGGAACCGGAATAAATCTATCAAAGTCCCCTTTTTTAAGGGGGATTTAGGGGGATCTAAATATGTGCAACTTCACATGAAATTGGTATTACAAGTACTTTTCTACCAACAAACTGCATCCTTATGTATTTTATTACCTATGATTTGGTGTCAGAAACTCGGTCTTCAGGAGGGTAAAATTGCCCCCAAAACAAAATATAGAGCAATTGTGGATTGTACGTTGTGGCGCTGCTGTGTTGCTTTTTGGCCAAGTATTACTCCATTTATTCCAAGGAAAAACTTACTATCGCAAAATTCTGGAACACATGGTGACTGCGGGGCCTGGTTCTATTTCTCCAGTTCTGCTTGTGAGTGGTTTTGCTGGCATGATTTTTACTATTCAAACAGCCAGAGAATTAGTCCAGTTTGGTGCTGTTAGCGCTGTGGGTGGAGCTTTTGCCTTAGCTTTTTGCCGAGAATTAGCTCCCATTTTGACAGCTAGTATTCTTGCTGGACAAGTTGGCTCTGCTTTTGCAGCAGAATTAGGTGCAATGCGCGTCACAGAGCAAATTGATGCACTTTATATGCTCAGAACAGATCCTATAGATTATTTAGTACTCCCTAGAGTTATAGCCTGCTGCTTAATGATGCCTTTCATGATGATTTTTGCTTTGATGATAGGTATCACTGGTGGTGTATTTGCTGCATGGCAATTCTACCAGATTGTTCCAGAAATATTTTTAGAATCAGTCAGAACTTTTTTGGAACCCTCGGATTTAATGATTATTTTGTTAAAAGGATTCATTTTTGGGACGCTAGTTGCTGTTAATGGTTGTAGTTGGGGACTAACGACTAAAGGTGGAGCGAAAGAAGTAGGAGAATCAGCCACAACAGCAGTTGTTACGACCTGGGTATCAATTTTTATGATGGATTTTGTGCTGACTGTGCTGCTATCTGGACAGCCGAATTTTTAATAATTACGAAGAGATGTACTAAATATTATTACGTAAATAACTTAATACTTTTTATACATAAATTGCGAAGTTAAAAATTCTTGCCAAAATGCCATTTGATTCAGCAATCTCTAAATTTGATTGTTATATTGTATTAAATAACTATGTAGCTGATTATGGGGAAAGCTGTGCGTGATGATTTACATGGTTTAGAAATTAGCCAAAAAGAATTACAACAACTGACTAATTTACCTGTCAAATATCAACTAGTTTTAATTACTAACCCTCTAAAAGAATTTAGTAAACAGCTTATATACAAAATGAAAGGCTCGGAAGGAGCGACAGTAGTTTTTATTAGCTTTTCTATATTTGTTTTTAGTTATCTAATTTTTGATATTATTATTAAGTTGTTCGCTAATTGGTTAACTGTTCCATCTTGGATACTATTATTAATAGTATGTTTTTTTGGGAGTGCTACAATACAGTTGGTTTTTTATTTACTGTGGCGCAACATTCGGAAAATCTTAAAAGAGAATATGACAAACTCCCTAGAAATTCTTTTAGAAGATGTTGACCGATATAATGCAGTAATTAAAGCAATAGATATTAATGACCAAATAGAAGCGGCTGGTAATCCCGACGTTAGTATTCAAAAAAGAGAAAAAGTAATTGCAGCATTACAACTTACTAGAGCAGATTTAGTCCGAGCTTTGAAAACAGAAAGAATTTTGCGAGA encodes:
- a CDS encoding ABC transporter permease, whose translation is MPPKQNIEQLWIVRCGAAVLLFGQVLLHLFQGKTYYRKILEHMVTAGPGSISPVLLVSGFAGMIFTIQTARELVQFGAVSAVGGAFALAFCRELAPILTASILAGQVGSAFAAELGAMRVTEQIDALYMLRTDPIDYLVLPRVIACCLMMPFMMIFALMIGITGGVFAAWQFYQIVPEIFLESVRTFLEPSDLMIILLKGFIFGTLVAVNGCSWGLTTKGGAKEVGESATTAVVTTWVSIFMMDFVLTVLLSGQPNF